A DNA window from Candidatus Woesearchaeota archaeon contains the following coding sequences:
- a CDS encoding restriction endonuclease subunit S, translating to MKLKPYPKYKESGVQWIGKIPESWEINRVKHICSKSAEYGLNEPAEKYVDEGIRFLRITDISENNRLIENGVYLPFKTINKEYLLNRGDVLIARSGSVGTSLYYDNKKHGVCSFAGYLVRFVANNSNDSKFLYYFTRSESFFAQIKLYSVQTTIENFNGQKYANMQIAVPSFQEQSLITSFLDIKSSEIDFLISKDQHLIDLLKEKRIALINHVVTKGLNQKAKLKDSGIEWIGETVLGWEEHKIKHFCSTTKGFAFKSEIFADSGVPVVKATDIKNETIIEGESFIPYELAKEFQKVKLHVEDIILSTVGSKPEVKESAVGQFAVVPSKFSNSLLNQNTVRLELDKTNKIRLSYFTYLLRTDSFRKYLDIHAHGTANQASLDIWDILEYKFFLPTPSEQLQISSYLDKETSKIDQTIEKIEKKIELMEEYKKSLIHHVVTGKVDVREATA from the coding sequence GTGAAACTAAAACCCTATCCAAAATACAAAGAATCCGGAGTTCAATGGATTGGGAAGATTCCTGAGAGTTGGGAGATAAATAGAGTTAAACATATATGTTCTAAAAGCGCAGAATATGGATTAAATGAACCTGCAGAGAAATATGTTGATGAGGGTATTCGTTTTTTGAGAATTACTGATATTAGTGAGAATAATAGATTAATTGAGAATGGAGTTTACTTGCCTTTCAAAACAATTAATAAAGAATATTTACTAAATAGGGGTGATGTGCTCATTGCAAGAAGTGGTTCAGTAGGAACTTCTTTGTATTATGATAATAAGAAACATGGAGTATGTTCCTTTGCTGGATATTTAGTTAGATTTGTAGCAAATAATTCAAATGACAGTAAATTTTTATATTATTTTACAAGATCAGAATCATTTTTTGCTCAGATAAAATTATACTCTGTGCAGACAACAATTGAAAATTTCAATGGGCAGAAATATGCGAATATGCAAATAGCCGTTCCCTCTTTTCAAGAGCAATCTCTCATCACCTCTTTTCTAGATATCAAATCCTCAGAAATAGATTTTCTCATCTCAAAAGACCAACACCTCATAGACCTTCTCAAAGAAAAACGTATCGCGCTCATCAATCACGTTGTGACAAAAGGACTCAATCAAAAAGCAAAACTGAAAGATTCTGGAATTGAATGGATTGGTGAAACGGTTTTAGGTTGGGAAGAACATAAAATTAAACATTTTTGTTCTACCACAAAGGGCTTTGCATTTAAATCAGAAATATTCGCTGATTCTGGTGTACCCGTAGTTAAAGCAACAGATATTAAAAATGAAACCATTATAGAAGGAGAAAGTTTTATACCCTACGAATTAGCAAAAGAATTTCAGAAAGTTAAATTACATGTAGAAGATATTATTTTAAGCACTGTCGGGAGTAAACCTGAAGTAAAAGAATCTGCAGTAGGACAATTTGCAGTAGTTCCATCAAAATTTTCAAATTCATTATTAAATCAAAATACCGTTAGATTAGAATTAGATAAAACTAATAAAATAAGATTATCTTATTTTACATACTTGTTAAGAACAGATTCGTTTAGAAAATACCTAGATATTCATGCCCATGGGACTGCAAACCAAGCAAGTTTAGATATTTGGGATATTTTGGAATATAAATTCTTTTTACCTACGCCATCTGAACAACTCCAAATCTCTTCGTATCTCGACAAAGAAACTTCCAAGATAGATCAAACCATTGAAAAGATAGAAAAAAAGATTGAACTCATGGAAGAATATAAAAAGTCGCTTATCCATCATGTCGTAACAGGGAAAGTTGACGTAAGAGAGGCTACCGCATGA